From Betta splendens chromosome 3, fBetSpl5.4, whole genome shotgun sequence, the proteins below share one genomic window:
- the LOC121202123 gene encoding uncharacterized protein LOC121202123, with amino-acid sequence MDRNGTWKHTDSRTMSHREVRPTDLRPKKQRLHVTRPRTNHMAQSFHNKAKGRTSNMDGGAHYGETVAQCDLGHREENPEGSHNNTYTHNSLPEERGRVKRQTKIKQVLDPNTRDLAKKYFKLIQAIHHKNITDRAISTGTPPAGMMRQVRKLSGFIKPASPTEEVKNKITINTNKWMEENLIVLRDHYANIISQYSLINRNNVALQVAANWAEKRYRGRLAPTTATTVERVLAAAATAVQNPDPHYTPPSVLLSNQPLLSNRDSEEEPPTVSKPLDVKSREQFPPLPRPSRNLQTLCLGNRPTLQQQVMAAPQTQIQNQPQAESATTSTDTRSNQTHYVLQQTSKLTRRNFKSHNSSALKTLSPLKVLESAPCSRLPPRHHRPPPLAASSPSPVTNLSPQGPDQDQFSISQLTLHFSLDSPPAPSVINDPSFTEQTPYHPIKSSVCDPGGEIYQPQATNRKQGLQVTQPCHPPPCQGASRPDTLIGPG; translated from the exons ATGGACAGGAACGGGACCTGGAAGCACACCGACAGCCGGACAATGAGCCACAGGGAAGTGAGGCCTACAGACCTGAGGCCTAAGAAGCAGAGACTCCACGTCACCAGGCCCAGGACAAACCACATGGCGCAATCCTTCCACAACAAGGCTAAAGGTAGGACCTCCAATATGGACGGTGGGGCTCACTATGGGGAGACTGTTGCTCAATGTGACCTAGGCCACAGAGAGGAAAATCCAGAGGGCTCACACAATAACACTTACACCCACAACTCCTTACCTGAGGAGAGAGGTAGAGTTAAAAGACAAACTAAGATAAAACAGGTGCTAGATCCTAATACAAGAGACCTGgctaaaaagtattttaaactCATCCAAGCCATTCATCATAAAAACATTACTGACCGGGCCATATCCACCGGCACTCCTCCCGCAGGCATGATGAGGCAGGTCAGGAAGCTGTCCGGGTTCATCAAACCAGCAAGTCCTACAGAGGaagttaaaaacaaaatcaccatTAACACTAACAAGTGGATGGAGGAAAACCTGATCGTTTTACGGGACCACTACGCTAACATCATTTCTCAATATAGCCTAATAAATAGAAACAATGTTGCACTTCAAGTGGCAGCAAACTGGGCTGAAAAACGGTACAGGGGCAGGCTTGCTCCCACTACAGCCACGACAGTTGAGCGGGTACTGgccgcagcagcaacagcagtgcAGAATCCAGATCCTCATTacactcctccttctgtcttaTTGTCAAACCAGCCTTTGCTTTCCAACAGAGATTCAGAAGAGGAACCACCAACAGTCTCCAAGCCACTGGACGTAAAGAGCAGGGAGCAATTTCCACCGCTACCCAGGCCCAGTAGGAACTTACAAACTCTCTGTCTGGGCAATAGGcccactctgcagcagcaggtgatggcaGCTCCACAAACTCAAATCCAGAATCAGCCACAAGCTGAATCAGCCACCACAAGCACGGACACACGGTCTAACCAGACCCACTATGTGCTGCAACAAACCTCCAAACTGACCAGGAGGAATTTCAAGTCTCATAATAGCTCAGCTTTAAAGACTCTCTCCCCTTTAAAGGTGCTGGAGTCTGCTCCCTGCTCTCGACTTCCTCCTCGCCatcaccgtcctcctccacttgctgcctcctccccttcgCCTGTCACCAACCTTTCTCCACAGGGCCCTGATCAGGACCAGTTTTCAATATCCCAGCTGACCCTTCACTTTTCATTAGACTCTCCTCCGGCACCGAGTGTAATTAATGATCCTTCCTTTACAGAACAGACGCCATACCACCCCATTAAGTCCAGTGTCTGTGATCCCGGAGGGGAAATTTACCAACCACAGGCAACGAATCGTAAACAGGGCTTACAG gtcaCTCAGCCGTGCCATCCGCCCCCCTGCCAGGGAGCCAGCCGCCCAGACACCTTGATCGGTCCaggctaa